In one window of Gossypium hirsutum isolate 1008001.06 chromosome A01, Gossypium_hirsutum_v2.1, whole genome shotgun sequence DNA:
- the LOC107918205 gene encoding serine/threonine protein phosphatase 2A 57 kDa regulatory subunit B' beta isoform isoform X2: protein MFKKIIKGGQRKHSKSDSTDASLYGSGPNSNAVAAPSRNSDVPMAPPPMATVEPLPLFRDVPVSDRQNLFMRKLQICCFQFDFSDTLKSAREKEIKRQTLLELVDIIQSGSGKIMERCQEDMIKMIGVNIFRCLPPASHENTGQEATDPGEDEGYLEPSWPHLQIVYGLLLRYVVSSDTDTKVAKRFIDHSFVLKLLDLFDSEDHREREFLKTILHRIYGKFMVHRPFIRKAINNIFYRFIYETERHSGIGELLEILGSIINGFALPMKEEHKLFLVRALIPLHKPKPVGAYHQQLSFCIIQFVEKDYKLADTVIRGLLKYWPLTNCQKELLFLGELEEVLEATQSAEFQRCVVPLFRQIARCLNSPHFQNSS, encoded by the exons ATGTTTAAGAAAATTATCAAAGGAGGACAGCGGAAGCATTCCAAATCTGATTCAACGGATGCATCTTTATACGGGTCGGGTCCAAACTCCAATGCCGTCGCCGCTCCATCCCGAAATTCCGACGTCCCTATGGCTCCACCACCGATGGCTACTGTGGAACCGTTGCCGTTATTCCGCGACGTCCCCGTTTCTGATAGGCAGAATTTGTTCATGAGAAAATTACAGATTTGTTGCTTTCAATTCGATTTCTCCGATACCTTGAAATCGGCCCGAGAAAAAGAAATCAAGCGGCAAACACTGCTGGAACTAGTTGATATCATTCAATCCGGTTCAGGCAAAATCATGGAGAGGTGTCAAGAAGATATGATTAAAATGATTGGAGTCAACATTTTCCGGTGCCTCCCTCCGGCGTCTCACGAGAACACGGGCCAAGAAGCGACGGATCCTGGAGAAGATGAAGGGTATTTGGAACCCTCATGGCCGCATTTACAGATTGTTTACGGGCTTCTTTTGAGATATGTCGTATCTTCGGATACGGACACTAAGGTTGCAAAGAGATTCATTGATCATTCGTTCGTTTTGAAGCTGCTTGATTTGTTTGATTCGGAGGATCACAGGGAAAGAGAGTTTTTAAAAACAATTCTCCATAGGATTTATGGTAAATTCATGGTTCATCGTCCGTTTATTAGGAAAGccataaataatattttctataGGTTTATATACGAAACAGAGAGGCATAGCGGGATTGGGGAGCTTTTGGAGATTCTGGGAAGTATTATCAATGGCTTCGCTTTGCCCATGAAAGAGGAACATAAGTTGTTCCTTGTGAGAGCATTGATCCCTTTGCATAAGCCGAAACCTGTGGGAGCGTATCACCAgcagttgtctttttgtattattcAGTTTGTTGAGAAGGATTATAAGCTGGCTGACACGGTTATAAGAGGGTTGTTGAAGTATTGGCCTTTGACTAATTGTCAAAAGGAACTTCTCTTCCTTGGAGAACTTGAAGAAGTACTTGAAGCAACGCAGTCTGCTGAGTTCCAACGATGTGTGGTTCCTCTTTTCAGACAGATTGCTCGTTGTCTCAATAGCCCTCATTTTCAG AATTCTTCCTAA
- the LOC107918205 gene encoding serine/threonine protein phosphatase 2A 57 kDa regulatory subunit B' beta isoform isoform X1 — translation MFKKIIKGGQRKHSKSDSTDASLYGSGPNSNAVAAPSRNSDVPMAPPPMATVEPLPLFRDVPVSDRQNLFMRKLQICCFQFDFSDTLKSAREKEIKRQTLLELVDIIQSGSGKIMERCQEDMIKMIGVNIFRCLPPASHENTGQEATDPGEDEGYLEPSWPHLQIVYGLLLRYVVSSDTDTKVAKRFIDHSFVLKLLDLFDSEDHREREFLKTILHRIYGKFMVHRPFIRKAINNIFYRFIYETERHSGIGELLEILGSIINGFALPMKEEHKLFLVRALIPLHKPKPVGAYHQQLSFCIIQFVEKDYKLADTVIRGLLKYWPLTNCQKELLFLGELEEVLEATQSAEFQRCVVPLFRQIARCLNSPHFQVAERALFLWNNEHIVSLIAQNRQAILPIIFEALEKNIRSHWNQAIHGLTANVKKMFMEMDAELFDDCHRQFEEKEARAQEVEEQREMTWKKLVDAAAHRGEDNMVTV, via the exons ATGTTTAAGAAAATTATCAAAGGAGGACAGCGGAAGCATTCCAAATCTGATTCAACGGATGCATCTTTATACGGGTCGGGTCCAAACTCCAATGCCGTCGCCGCTCCATCCCGAAATTCCGACGTCCCTATGGCTCCACCACCGATGGCTACTGTGGAACCGTTGCCGTTATTCCGCGACGTCCCCGTTTCTGATAGGCAGAATTTGTTCATGAGAAAATTACAGATTTGTTGCTTTCAATTCGATTTCTCCGATACCTTGAAATCGGCCCGAGAAAAAGAAATCAAGCGGCAAACACTGCTGGAACTAGTTGATATCATTCAATCCGGTTCAGGCAAAATCATGGAGAGGTGTCAAGAAGATATGATTAAAATGATTGGAGTCAACATTTTCCGGTGCCTCCCTCCGGCGTCTCACGAGAACACGGGCCAAGAAGCGACGGATCCTGGAGAAGATGAAGGGTATTTGGAACCCTCATGGCCGCATTTACAGATTGTTTACGGGCTTCTTTTGAGATATGTCGTATCTTCGGATACGGACACTAAGGTTGCAAAGAGATTCATTGATCATTCGTTCGTTTTGAAGCTGCTTGATTTGTTTGATTCGGAGGATCACAGGGAAAGAGAGTTTTTAAAAACAATTCTCCATAGGATTTATGGTAAATTCATGGTTCATCGTCCGTTTATTAGGAAAGccataaataatattttctataGGTTTATATACGAAACAGAGAGGCATAGCGGGATTGGGGAGCTTTTGGAGATTCTGGGAAGTATTATCAATGGCTTCGCTTTGCCCATGAAAGAGGAACATAAGTTGTTCCTTGTGAGAGCATTGATCCCTTTGCATAAGCCGAAACCTGTGGGAGCGTATCACCAgcagttgtctttttgtattattcAGTTTGTTGAGAAGGATTATAAGCTGGCTGACACGGTTATAAGAGGGTTGTTGAAGTATTGGCCTTTGACTAATTGTCAAAAGGAACTTCTCTTCCTTGGAGAACTTGAAGAAGTACTTGAAGCAACGCAGTCTGCTGAGTTCCAACGATGTGTGGTTCCTCTTTTCAGACAGATTGCTCGTTGTCTCAATAGCCCTCATTTTCAG GTTGCCGAAAGGGCCCTCTTCTTGTGGAATAATGAGCACATCGTGAGCTTAATTGCCCAAAATCGGCAGGCGATATTACCTATCATCTTCGAGGCATTGGAGAAGAACATCCGAAGTCATTGGAACCAAGCAATTCATGGGTTGACTGCGAATGTGAAAAAGATGTTCATGGAAATGGACGCTGAGTTATTTGATGATTGTCATAGACAATTTGAAGAGAAAGAGGCCAGAGCCCAAGAGGTGGAAGAGCAACGAGAAATGACATGGAAAAAACTGGTGGATGCAGCAGCGCATAGAGGGGAAGACAATATGGTTACAGTCTAG